The proteins below come from a single Burkholderia contaminans genomic window:
- a CDS encoding TonB-dependent receptor has protein sequence MIRRPKAAGRHSAMRGGRRARCVGTAIGALALAGLSPGSARAQQQAEGAAPPAAAVASQASAVMLPAVVVVGTTPLLGIGTPLSKVPANVQTVRGAELDAQHRATLTDFFAANLQSVTISEAQGNPYQTDVNYRGFTASPLLGTPQGLSVFVDGVRVNEPFGDVVNWDILPAQAIDRVQLIPGSNPVYGRNTLGGALAITTKDGKTNPGGEAEVSGGSWGRKTASIEQGGTIGANLDYYATANVANDGGWADHNASRVRQAFGKLRYTDADTTLSIAGGGADNTLYGTQTIPRSFLGNPKQAYTYPDQNRNSAGYLTLSGDRFFGEHVELSGNAYYRHLRNANTSSNNNTDYGSTGEDGTVDTVQGSNARSTIVTDSYGGSVQLTLLGKLGGMANRLIAGVAADVANSSYVASSQDAYFTDTRAAIGVGDFVQQTRAKTRNANVGVYLSDALSLTPHWTLTLSGRYDWSKAQIGDESGVQPLLDGNHTFSRFNPAVGLNWNPVPGVTAYAAYNEGMRSPTAIELACADPSAPCSLPNDFIADPALKPVISKTFEAGVRGRIGAATTWSAAAYRTTLTDDIQFISSPASAQGYFRNVGDTRRQGIELAGRTRLGPLGVGLSYSYVDATYRSSWTEHSPANSAADANGNVTVKSGDRVPGIPAHTVKLRLDYAATPAWDIGANVTWRSGVYARGDENNQDVNGRLAGYVLVDLDMRYRITKRFEVFASVTNLFDKRYASFGALGQNFFNGPNHTFDSANPVNEQFVGPGAPRGAWIGVRYAWD, from the coding sequence ATGATCAGGAGGCCAAAGGCAGCCGGGCGACATAGCGCGATGCGAGGCGGCCGGCGGGCGCGATGCGTCGGCACGGCGATCGGTGCGCTTGCGCTCGCCGGGCTGTCGCCCGGCAGCGCGCGTGCGCAGCAGCAGGCGGAGGGTGCCGCGCCACCGGCCGCCGCCGTCGCGTCGCAAGCGTCGGCCGTGATGTTGCCGGCGGTGGTCGTCGTCGGCACGACGCCGCTGCTCGGAATCGGCACGCCGCTGTCGAAGGTGCCGGCAAACGTGCAGACGGTGCGCGGCGCGGAACTCGACGCACAGCACCGTGCGACGCTGACCGATTTCTTCGCCGCAAACCTGCAGAGCGTGACGATCTCGGAGGCGCAGGGCAACCCGTACCAGACGGACGTCAACTATCGCGGCTTCACCGCGTCGCCGCTGCTCGGCACACCGCAGGGGTTGTCGGTGTTCGTCGACGGCGTGCGCGTGAACGAGCCGTTCGGCGACGTCGTGAACTGGGACATCCTGCCCGCGCAAGCGATCGATCGGGTGCAGCTGATTCCGGGCTCCAATCCGGTATACGGACGCAATACGCTCGGCGGTGCACTCGCGATCACGACGAAGGACGGCAAGACCAACCCGGGTGGCGAAGCGGAGGTGTCGGGCGGCTCGTGGGGGCGCAAGACCGCCAGCATCGAGCAGGGCGGGACGATCGGCGCGAACCTCGATTACTACGCAACCGCGAACGTCGCGAACGATGGCGGCTGGGCCGACCACAACGCGAGTCGCGTGCGGCAGGCGTTCGGCAAGCTGCGCTACACCGATGCGGACACGACGCTGTCGATCGCCGGCGGCGGCGCGGACAACACGCTATACGGCACCCAGACGATTCCGCGCTCGTTCCTCGGCAACCCGAAGCAGGCGTATACGTATCCGGACCAGAACCGCAACAGCGCCGGTTACCTGACGCTGTCGGGCGACCGGTTCTTCGGCGAGCACGTCGAACTGAGCGGCAACGCTTACTATCGGCACCTGCGAAACGCCAATACGAGCAGCAACAACAATACGGATTACGGATCGACCGGCGAGGACGGGACGGTCGACACGGTGCAGGGCAGCAATGCGCGGTCGACGATCGTCACCGACAGCTACGGCGGCAGCGTGCAGCTCACGCTGCTCGGCAAGCTCGGCGGGATGGCCAACCGGTTGATTGCGGGCGTCGCGGCCGATGTCGCGAATTCCAGCTACGTCGCGTCGTCGCAGGACGCGTACTTCACCGATACGCGCGCGGCGATCGGCGTCGGCGATTTCGTCCAGCAGACCCGCGCGAAGACGCGCAACGCGAACGTCGGCGTGTACCTGAGCGACGCGCTGTCGCTGACGCCGCACTGGACGCTGACGCTGTCGGGCCGCTACGACTGGTCGAAAGCGCAGATCGGCGACGAGAGCGGCGTGCAGCCGCTGCTCGACGGCAACCATACGTTCTCGCGCTTCAATCCGGCGGTCGGGCTGAACTGGAACCCGGTCCCGGGCGTCACCGCGTATGCGGCGTACAACGAAGGCATGCGTTCGCCGACCGCGATCGAGCTGGCATGCGCCGACCCGTCCGCGCCGTGTTCGCTGCCGAACGACTTCATTGCCGATCCGGCGCTCAAACCGGTGATCTCGAAGACGTTCGAAGCCGGCGTGCGCGGCCGCATCGGCGCCGCGACGACCTGGAGCGCCGCGGCCTACCGCACGACACTGACCGACGACATCCAGTTCATCAGCAGTCCGGCAAGCGCGCAGGGCTATTTCCGCAATGTCGGCGATACGCGGCGGCAGGGCATCGAACTGGCGGGCCGCACGCGGCTCGGGCCGCTCGGTGTCGGGCTGTCGTACAGCTATGTGGATGCGACCTACCGTTCGTCGTGGACCGAACACAGCCCGGCGAATTCGGCGGCCGATGCGAACGGCAACGTGACGGTCAAGTCCGGCGACCGCGTGCCCGGCATTCCCGCGCACACGGTGAAGCTGAGGCTCGACTACGCGGCGACGCCCGCATGGGATATCGGCGCGAACGTCACGTGGCGCAGCGGCGTGTATGCGCGCGGCGACGAGAACAACCAGGACGTGAACGGCAGGCTCGCGGGCTACGTGCTCGTCGATCTCGACATGCGCTACCGGATCACGAAGCGGTTCGAGGTGTTCGCCAGCGTGACGAACCTGTTCGACAAGCGCTATGCGAGCTTCGGTGCGCTCGGCCAGAACTTCTTCAACGGACCGAATCACACGTTCGACAGCGCCAATCCGGTGAACGAGCAGTTCGTCGGGCCGGGCGCGCCGCGCGGTGCGTGGATCGGTGTGCGCTACGCGTGGGATTGA